A portion of the Edaphobacter lichenicola genome contains these proteins:
- a CDS encoding potassium channel family protein — protein MLSILLAAFLLAASTIGMHAAGISLLLRYSTRARAHSPTTSFAIARTLLRVVWWLLLLHVAEIAFWALFYLWRGYLPDAEAAFYFSGVTYTTIGYGDIVLAKSYRLLAPIEDLVGVLMCSLSMGYFFVVVNRILQGQPQAIPTPSGKDER, from the coding sequence ATGCTCTCTATCCTCCTCGCCGCGTTCCTTCTAGCGGCCAGCACGATCGGCATGCACGCTGCAGGCATCTCTTTGCTGTTGCGCTATTCGACGAGGGCGCGTGCCCATTCGCCAACTACTTCTTTCGCCATCGCAAGGACCCTCCTGCGCGTTGTCTGGTGGCTGCTCTTGCTACACGTCGCGGAGATTGCCTTCTGGGCACTCTTCTATCTCTGGCGCGGTTACCTTCCCGACGCCGAAGCGGCCTTCTACTTCTCCGGAGTCACCTACACGACCATTGGCTATGGCGATATCGTGCTTGCAAAGTCCTACCGGCTGCTTGCGCCGATCGAAGACCTCGTCGGCGTTCTCATGTGCAGCTTGTCCATGGGCTATTTCTTTGTCGTCGTCAACCGCATCCTTCAGGGGCAACCACAGGCAATTCCCACCCCTTCCGGCAAAGATGAAAGATAA
- a CDS encoding SDR family NAD(P)-dependent oxidoreductase — translation MGHPLFDLSGKSAVVVGGTSGIGLAMAIGLAEAGADVVASSRRPEQVDEAAKAVEATGRRSLRLTSDVADRATLQALLDGTVKQFGKVDILINCAGKIKREPTLTVSEETWDGIMDTNVTGTLRACQIFGKHMLERGYGRIINIASLNTFVSLKEVTAYAASKAAVGALTKSLAVEWSSQGVTVNAIAPGVFRTALNQKLLDESDRGKELLMRTPMGRFGKTVELVGSAIFLASDASAFVTGEILVVDGGFLASGVNQ, via the coding sequence ATGGGGCATCCGTTGTTTGATTTGAGCGGCAAGTCGGCTGTTGTGGTGGGGGGGACGTCGGGTATTGGTTTGGCGATGGCGATTGGATTGGCAGAGGCGGGAGCCGATGTCGTGGCCAGTTCGCGGCGGCCGGAGCAGGTGGATGAGGCGGCGAAAGCGGTTGAGGCGACGGGACGCCGATCCTTGCGGTTGACCTCGGATGTAGCGGACCGTGCAACACTACAGGCGCTGCTGGACGGGACGGTGAAGCAGTTCGGTAAGGTGGATATTCTGATCAACTGTGCGGGCAAGATCAAGCGGGAGCCGACACTGACGGTCTCGGAGGAGACCTGGGACGGCATTATGGACACGAACGTGACTGGAACGCTGCGGGCCTGCCAGATCTTCGGCAAACACATGCTGGAGCGCGGCTATGGGCGGATCATCAACATTGCATCGCTGAATACGTTTGTGAGCCTGAAGGAGGTCACGGCGTATGCAGCGAGTAAAGCAGCCGTTGGAGCTTTGACCAAATCTCTGGCGGTGGAGTGGAGTTCTCAGGGCGTCACGGTGAATGCGATTGCGCCTGGGGTCTTCCGGACTGCCCTCAATCAGAAGCTTCTGGATGAGAGCGACCGCGGCAAAGAACTTCTGATGCGGACGCCGATGGGCCGCTTCGGGAAGACGGTGGAGCTGGTTGGCTCGGCGATCTTTCTGGCCAGTGACGCCTCCGCGTTTGTTACCGGCGAGATCCTGGTAGTCGATGGCGGTTTTCTGGCTAGTGGCGTGAATCAATAG
- a CDS encoding gluconokinase produces MIVVLMGVSGSGKTTIGTLLAERIGCVFADADDYHPLANKQKMAAGQPLNDQDRQPWLEELNRLLLGWFEAGKSGILACSALKASYRDTLRAGMPIGAVSFVVLEGSKEMLAARLSQRKHEFMSAKLLESQLATLEIPKDALQIVNDRSPEEVVSQILEQISSGKS; encoded by the coding sequence ATGATAGTTGTGCTGATGGGAGTAAGCGGCTCGGGAAAGACGACCATCGGGACGTTATTGGCTGAGCGTATCGGATGCGTGTTCGCTGACGCTGATGACTATCATCCTTTGGCGAACAAGCAGAAGATGGCTGCGGGACAACCGCTGAATGACCAAGATCGTCAGCCTTGGCTGGAGGAGTTGAACCGGCTTCTGCTTGGCTGGTTCGAGGCAGGGAAGAGCGGCATTTTGGCGTGTTCGGCGCTGAAGGCTAGCTATCGAGATACGCTGCGCGCCGGAATGCCGATTGGTGCTGTAAGCTTTGTGGTGCTGGAAGGGAGCAAGGAGATGCTCGCGGCTCGCTTGTCCCAGCGGAAGCATGAGTTTATGAGTGCGAAGCTGTTGGAGAGTCAGCTTGCGACGCTGGAGATTCCGAAGGACGCTTTACAGATCGTGAACGATCGATCTCCGGAAGAGGTTGTCAGTCAGATTCTGGAGCAGATTTCATCGGGCAAGAGTTGA
- a CDS encoding tagaturonate epimerase family protein produces MSDGLKLSKFSVGVGDRFAHQAKAQLAACILAADAGVEVVPIWNKSNREHVIIGSEPSQTRKAADAAVKTLGWSKPYFLDADHINVKTVEKFLDSCDFFTLDVADSIGQPAAPSDVATFVRRHPELVGTVAIPHIAEPVKTDKAFVEGVANKFLAAVQHAGVIYRLLVEKKGTGTFVPEVSMDETDLPQTPVELLIILAAIADERIPIQTIAPKFTGRFNKGVDYVGDVAQFRKEFEDDLAAIKFAVKTYGLPENLKLSVHSGSDKFSIYRAIHEAMKTFDVGVHLKTAGTTWLEELIGLAEAGGTGLEIAKEIYAEAYAHSEELCAPYATVIDIDPTKLPTPDEVKGWTSEQYTSALRHDQSNKAYNQNLRQLLHVGFKVAAKMGDRYLKALEANEEVVARNVTTNLFERHIKPVFLGL; encoded by the coding sequence ATGAGTGACGGATTGAAGCTTTCCAAGTTTTCGGTTGGCGTTGGCGATAGATTTGCACACCAGGCTAAGGCGCAACTGGCGGCTTGTATCCTGGCCGCCGATGCGGGAGTGGAGGTTGTACCGATCTGGAATAAATCCAACCGAGAGCACGTGATTATCGGCTCTGAACCGAGCCAAACACGTAAGGCTGCGGATGCGGCTGTCAAGACTCTTGGGTGGTCAAAGCCCTACTTCCTAGACGCAGATCACATCAATGTTAAAACTGTCGAAAAATTCCTGGATTCATGTGATTTTTTTACGTTGGATGTAGCCGATTCAATCGGACAACCCGCGGCCCCTTCTGATGTTGCAACATTCGTGCGACGGCATCCAGAACTGGTAGGGACGGTTGCGATTCCACACATAGCTGAACCGGTCAAGACGGATAAGGCGTTTGTTGAGGGTGTCGCTAACAAGTTTCTTGCCGCAGTGCAGCATGCAGGTGTGATCTACCGGCTTCTGGTAGAGAAGAAGGGGACCGGTACCTTTGTGCCGGAGGTCTCTATGGACGAGACCGACTTGCCGCAGACACCGGTTGAGTTACTGATAATTCTCGCCGCCATTGCAGATGAGAGAATCCCCATCCAAACCATCGCGCCGAAGTTCACTGGTCGATTCAATAAAGGGGTCGACTATGTGGGTGATGTAGCCCAATTCCGTAAGGAATTTGAGGATGACTTGGCGGCAATTAAGTTTGCTGTGAAGACCTATGGGCTCCCGGAAAATTTAAAGCTAAGTGTGCACTCAGGTTCAGATAAGTTTTCTATTTATAGGGCGATTCATGAAGCGATGAAGACGTTCGACGTAGGTGTTCATTTGAAGACGGCTGGGACGACATGGCTTGAAGAGTTGATTGGGCTGGCTGAGGCCGGGGGGACGGGACTAGAGATCGCCAAGGAGATATACGCTGAGGCGTACGCGCACAGTGAGGAGCTATGTGCGCCTTATGCGACGGTGATTGACATCGACCCGACGAAGCTGCCGACTCCGGACGAGGTAAAGGGCTGGACGAGCGAGCAGTACACTTCAGCGCTGCGGCATGATCAGAGCAACAAGGCATATAACCAGAACCTCCGGCAGTTGTTACATGTCGGCTTCAAGGTGGCAGCGAAGATGGGAGATCGATACCTGAAGGCTCTGGAGGCCAATGAAGAGGTTGTGGCGCGGAATGTGACGACCAACCTGTTTGAGCGGCACATCAAACCGGTCTTTCTCGGACTCTGA
- a CDS encoding lactate racemase domain-containing protein produces the protein MSLFFAAGSATTEMSPTEVRSNLFQALDKLGKRQKVLAVPPDFTRMHSQSGVLTELAWEYYGENLVDVLPALGTHKPMTDKEIATMYGATPSSLFRTHDWRNDVVTLGEVPGEFMYEVSEGKLDYTWPAQVNKLVRDGGHDLILSIGQVVPHEVVGMANYNKNIFIGTGGSVGIHRSHFLGAVYGMERMMGRADTPVRRVLNYASEHFAKNMPIVYVQTVVAKNDAGNLVIRGLYVGDDAECFELAAALSLKVNFKMMDREIKKAVVFLDPHEFKSTWLGNKSVYRTRMALADNAELIVLAPGVHEFGEDAAIDVLIRKYGYCGTPRTLAAVKEDPQLAGNLSAAAHLIHGSSEGRFTIRYCPGHLTRKEIEDVHFEYGDLAAITAKYNPATLSDGWNTVAGEEIFYISNPGLGLWAYQGRFQN, from the coding sequence ATGAGTCTCTTTTTTGCTGCTGGAAGCGCGACAACTGAGATGTCGCCCACCGAAGTGCGGTCGAACCTGTTCCAGGCGCTGGACAAGCTCGGCAAACGCCAAAAAGTACTGGCAGTTCCGCCCGATTTCACTCGAATGCACTCCCAAAGCGGAGTCCTGACCGAACTTGCCTGGGAGTATTATGGCGAGAATCTTGTAGATGTACTGCCCGCATTAGGCACTCACAAACCCATGACAGATAAAGAGATTGCGACGATGTACGGCGCAACTCCAAGCTCACTCTTTCGCACGCACGACTGGCGCAATGACGTCGTGACCCTCGGCGAAGTTCCCGGCGAATTCATGTACGAGGTCAGCGAAGGGAAGCTCGACTACACCTGGCCCGCACAGGTGAATAAACTCGTTCGCGATGGCGGCCATGACCTCATTCTCTCGATAGGCCAGGTCGTTCCGCACGAAGTCGTCGGTATGGCGAACTACAACAAAAACATCTTCATCGGCACAGGAGGCTCAGTTGGCATCCACCGTAGCCACTTCCTCGGCGCCGTCTACGGCATGGAGCGCATGATGGGCCGCGCCGACACACCCGTCCGTCGCGTATTGAACTACGCAAGCGAGCACTTCGCCAAGAACATGCCAATCGTCTACGTGCAGACGGTAGTAGCCAAGAATGATGCAGGAAACCTTGTAATTCGCGGGCTTTATGTCGGTGACGATGCAGAGTGCTTCGAACTCGCGGCAGCGCTCAGCCTCAAGGTGAACTTCAAAATGATGGACCGCGAGATCAAGAAAGCAGTAGTTTTCCTCGATCCCCATGAGTTCAAGAGCACCTGGCTGGGAAACAAGAGCGTCTACCGCACTCGCATGGCCCTGGCAGACAACGCTGAGTTGATCGTCCTCGCCCCTGGCGTCCACGAGTTTGGCGAAGACGCCGCCATCGATGTGCTAATCCGCAAGTATGGCTACTGCGGAACCCCGCGAACCCTGGCAGCAGTGAAGGAAGACCCTCAACTAGCTGGCAACTTGAGCGCAGCAGCCCACCTCATCCACGGCTCAAGCGAAGGCCGATTCACCATCCGTTACTGCCCAGGCCACCTTACCCGCAAAGAGATAGAAGACGTCCACTTCGAATACGGCGACCTCGCAGCGATCACTGCGAAGTACAACCCCGCAACCCTTAGCGACGGCTGGAACACCGTAGCCGGCGAAGAGATCTTCTACATTTCTAACCCGGGCCTAGGCCTCTGGGCCTACCAAGGTAGATTCCAAAATTAA
- the uxaC gene encoding glucuronate isomerase: MILDANRLFPAETAARSVAVRLYETVRDLPIISPHGHTDPRWFAQNEAFPNPTALLIQPDHYIFRMLYSQGISLESLGIPQVDGQSNADPREVWRIFAKNYYLFRGTPTRLWLDYTFENQFGLSKRLSSENADEYYDIIAKKLETPEFRPRALFEKFNIEVLSTTDTPLDTLEFHKAIQQSGWKGRVLPTFRPDSVIDAEYAGFLQNIEKLGQITGEDVGTWKGYLNALRNRRAFFKSMGATATDHGHLTAMTADLDPETAASLYGRILSGRSVPQEQEIFQAQMLTEMAGMSVEDGLTMQLHPGSVRNHNRLVYEKFGRDKGADMPSPTEYVRAMRPLLSKYGNDSRLTLILFTLDETAFSRELAPLAGHYPALKLGPPWWFHDSPEGMMRFREQATETAGFYNTVGFNDDTRAFLSIPSRHDVARRIDCAFLGRLVAEHRLDENEAFEVVQDLTVNLVKKAYKL, translated from the coding sequence ATGATTCTGGATGCGAACAGGCTTTTCCCTGCAGAAACTGCGGCACGCTCAGTTGCCGTGAGACTCTACGAGACAGTACGGGATCTGCCCATCATCTCGCCCCACGGTCACACCGACCCGCGATGGTTCGCCCAGAACGAAGCATTTCCAAACCCCACTGCACTCCTGATCCAGCCAGACCATTACATCTTCCGCATGCTCTACTCCCAGGGAATCTCACTGGAGTCGCTCGGAATCCCTCAAGTCGATGGCCAATCCAACGCCGATCCCCGCGAGGTGTGGCGCATCTTCGCAAAGAACTACTACCTGTTTCGCGGCACGCCCACCCGCCTTTGGCTGGACTACACATTTGAAAACCAGTTCGGTCTCAGTAAACGACTCAGCTCCGAAAACGCCGACGAGTACTACGACATCATTGCGAAGAAACTCGAAACTCCAGAGTTTCGCCCGCGCGCACTCTTCGAGAAGTTCAACATCGAAGTCCTCTCAACCACCGACACTCCACTCGACACACTCGAGTTTCACAAAGCCATCCAACAGTCCGGATGGAAGGGCAGGGTACTGCCGACATTCCGCCCCGACTCCGTGATTGATGCCGAATACGCCGGCTTCCTCCAGAACATCGAAAAGCTGGGCCAGATCACCGGCGAAGACGTTGGCACGTGGAAGGGCTATCTCAACGCTCTCAGGAACCGTCGCGCCTTCTTCAAGTCCATGGGTGCCACCGCGACCGATCACGGCCACCTGACCGCCATGACGGCCGATCTGGACCCGGAGACAGCAGCCTCGCTCTACGGCCGTATCCTCTCCGGCCGCTCCGTCCCGCAGGAGCAGGAGATCTTCCAGGCCCAGATGCTCACCGAGATGGCTGGCATGAGCGTCGAAGACGGCCTCACCATGCAGCTCCACCCCGGCTCGGTGCGCAACCACAACCGTCTCGTCTACGAAAAGTTCGGCCGCGACAAGGGCGCCGATATGCCCTCGCCCACCGAATACGTCCGAGCCATGCGGCCGCTCCTCAGCAAATACGGAAACGACTCACGCCTCACCCTGATCCTCTTCACCCTAGACGAGACCGCCTTCTCCCGCGAACTGGCTCCTCTCGCGGGCCACTATCCCGCACTCAAGCTTGGTCCGCCCTGGTGGTTCCACGACTCACCCGAGGGCATGATGCGCTTCCGCGAGCAGGCCACCGAGACCGCCGGCTTCTACAACACCGTAGGCTTCAACGACGACACCAGGGCCTTCCTCTCCATCCCCTCCCGCCACGACGTGGCCCGCCGAATCGACTGCGCCTTCCTCGGCCGCCTCGTAGCTGAACATCGTCTCGACGAAAACGAAGCCTTCGAAGTCGTCCAGGACCTGACGGTAAACCTTGTCAAAAAGGCCTACAAACTCTAA
- a CDS encoding beta-N-acetylhexosaminidase, which yields MSSYRLGSLVAGFALFASFTSLASLASAQSQIKLIPIPREVHATGDQRLAHGVRIVCSAPCSAEDQFAADDLAAALQARGIAAAAATGFPIELGRLSAHPDAKFSDEMKAEGYTISTTSASMTVVGASAEGVFYGAQTVKQLIDGNGDRAVLHAANIRDWPAMKYRGLDDDMSRGPITTLEFQKKLMRTLAAYKVNIYSPYFEHTQQYASNPLMAPPGSVTASEAAELVAYARLYHITIIPEQEAFGHLHHNLVWEQYQTLAETPHGAVLAPGQPGSIALITQMFTELAALYPGPFLHIGADETVDLGLGQTKADVDARGLAPVYLDFLQKITTALKPLNRKLLFWGDIAQDSPDLLKDLPQSFKDSTIAVAWVYNPEARGYDRFLTPFTNAGFETWVAPSVNNFRKVYPNNNNALANIQRFTADGQRLGSTGQLNTIWNDDGEGLFNQDWYGILFGAAAAWQKGESSTLDFEDSYAQVFHGDSTGDLNEAQKEMMLAHSVLKDQAKEGDGTNSIFWLDPMSKDGLRIGAQVLPYAHELRLHAERALTLIAQARAAAPAQPPVSSGPKVYDPADSYPTAPTTLRETAAIDALELGARRMDFIGLKFQLAEEIAEGYQRAYAMQNTKDKKQRMDVSRELSDINGVNGRIQDYIDAYSLLRDLYEQAWYRSNRAYALRPTLEHYDYTVGIWEARSERVRSAQRQWSDTHTLPPAADLGIPPPAPAPAK from the coding sequence ATGTCCTCTTATCGTCTCGGCTCCCTTGTAGCCGGTTTCGCCCTGTTCGCCTCGTTTACTTCCCTTGCTTCTCTTGCCTCGGCACAATCGCAGATTAAGTTGATTCCCATTCCGCGTGAGGTACATGCGACCGGAGATCAGAGACTGGCGCATGGCGTTCGGATCGTCTGCTCGGCGCCTTGCTCTGCGGAGGATCAGTTTGCGGCGGATGACCTTGCGGCGGCTTTGCAGGCGCGGGGTATTGCGGCGGCTGCGGCGACTGGATTTCCGATCGAGTTGGGGCGGTTGAGCGCCCATCCGGACGCGAAGTTTAGCGACGAGATGAAGGCTGAGGGGTATACGATCTCGACGACTTCGGCTTCGATGACGGTGGTGGGAGCGAGTGCGGAGGGGGTTTTCTATGGCGCGCAGACGGTGAAGCAGCTCATCGACGGAAATGGTGACCGCGCTGTGTTGCATGCTGCGAATATTCGGGACTGGCCGGCGATGAAGTATCGGGGGCTGGATGATGATATGTCGCGTGGGCCGATTACGACGCTGGAGTTTCAGAAGAAGTTGATGCGTACGCTGGCGGCTTACAAGGTCAACATCTATTCGCCATACTTCGAACATACGCAGCAGTATGCTTCGAATCCGCTGATGGCGCCGCCGGGGAGTGTGACTGCCTCTGAGGCTGCGGAGTTAGTTGCTTATGCGCGGCTTTATCACATCACGATTATTCCGGAGCAGGAGGCTTTTGGACACCTGCACCACAATCTGGTGTGGGAGCAGTATCAGACGCTGGCGGAAACTCCGCATGGGGCGGTGCTTGCGCCGGGACAGCCCGGGTCGATTGCGCTGATCACGCAGATGTTTACGGAGTTGGCGGCGCTGTATCCGGGGCCGTTTCTGCATATTGGCGCAGATGAGACGGTGGATCTTGGGCTCGGGCAAACGAAGGCGGATGTGGATGCGAGGGGGCTTGCGCCGGTTTATCTAGATTTTCTGCAGAAGATTACGACTGCGTTGAAGCCTTTGAATCGGAAGCTGCTCTTCTGGGGGGATATCGCGCAGGACTCGCCTGATTTGTTGAAGGACCTGCCGCAGTCGTTCAAGGATTCTACGATCGCGGTTGCCTGGGTCTATAACCCGGAGGCGCGTGGGTATGATCGGTTTCTGACGCCGTTTACGAATGCGGGGTTTGAGACGTGGGTTGCGCCGAGTGTGAATAATTTTCGGAAGGTCTATCCGAACAATAACAATGCGCTGGCAAATATTCAGCGCTTCACTGCCGATGGACAGCGGTTGGGTTCGACGGGGCAGCTCAACACGATCTGGAACGATGATGGTGAGGGGCTGTTCAATCAGGATTGGTACGGGATTTTGTTTGGCGCTGCGGCGGCCTGGCAGAAGGGAGAGTCTTCGACTCTGGATTTTGAGGACTCGTATGCGCAGGTGTTTCATGGCGACTCGACGGGCGATCTGAATGAGGCGCAGAAGGAGATGATGCTGGCTCATTCGGTGCTGAAGGATCAGGCGAAGGAGGGTGACGGAACGAACAGCATCTTCTGGCTTGATCCGATGTCGAAAGATGGGTTGAGGATTGGAGCGCAGGTGCTTCCTTATGCGCATGAGTTGCGGCTGCATGCTGAGCGGGCTTTGACTTTGATCGCCCAGGCGAGGGCGGCTGCGCCGGCGCAGCCGCCAGTTTCCAGTGGGCCTAAGGTATATGACCCTGCGGATTCTTATCCGACTGCGCCGACGACGCTGCGGGAGACTGCGGCTATTGATGCGCTGGAGTTGGGTGCGCGGCGAATGGACTTCATCGGGCTGAAGTTTCAGCTCGCCGAAGAGATCGCGGAGGGGTATCAGCGGGCCTATGCGATGCAGAATACCAAGGATAAGAAGCAGCGCATGGATGTGAGCCGTGAGCTGTCCGATATCAACGGTGTCAATGGGCGTATACAGGATTACATCGACGCCTATTCGCTGCTGCGTGATCTGTATGAGCAGGCCTGGTATCGCTCGAATCGTGCGTATGCGTTGCGGCCAACGTTGGAGCACTACGACTACACCGTAGGAATATGGGAGGCGCGCAGCGAAAGAGTGCGGAGCGCGCAACGACAGTGGTCGGATACGCATACTCTGCCGCCGGCAGCAGATTTGGGCATCCCGCCGCCTGCTCCCGCTCCAGCAAAGTAA
- a CDS encoding Hsp70 family protein, whose amino-acid sequence MLSTDSIGLSLGIDFGTTNSSIAVARGNGAVELASFPTAKGVTESFRSVLYLEQQKHAGRTQIKSFTGPSGIEHYLQAEHKGRLIQSLKSYLTSRTLTGTEVFGRRYTIEDLISRILTDLRLAAERQFGQPVRHATVGRPVRFVGADNVEDDEFAVKRLKQAFVHSGFESVTFEMEPIAAAYAYEETLDHDELILIGDFGGGTSDFSLLHVGPGVRGRGRTAKDLLGNSGLGLAGDSFDARIVRKLVSPALGSESFERSYAQAPDRPASIIPAVPAWIYANLERWHYLSFLKTRNVAEILKSARARAQEPEKIEALINLVEEDLGYQLHQAVQRVKMDLSHNESAEFRFRDGSMDIVTTVTRENFEGWIADDLRSIEQCVDALLTKSGVDARAVDRVFLTGGTSFVPAVRRIFETRFTASRVRTGNEFTSVARGLALRSLEIAGS is encoded by the coding sequence ATGCTTTCGACGGATTCCATCGGCCTATCACTGGGAATTGATTTCGGCACTACGAACAGCTCGATCGCTGTTGCCCGCGGCAACGGCGCAGTGGAGCTAGCGTCCTTCCCTACGGCGAAGGGTGTCACTGAGTCGTTTCGTTCGGTGCTTTACCTCGAACAGCAGAAACATGCGGGTCGAACGCAGATCAAAAGCTTCACTGGACCATCTGGCATTGAGCATTACCTTCAGGCTGAGCACAAGGGCAGGCTGATTCAGTCGCTCAAATCGTATTTGACGAGTCGTACGTTGACTGGCACTGAGGTGTTTGGCCGCAGATACACGATTGAAGATTTGATCTCGCGCATTCTTACTGATTTACGTTTGGCTGCTGAAAGACAGTTCGGGCAGCCTGTTCGTCATGCGACGGTGGGGAGACCAGTCCGTTTTGTAGGGGCAGATAACGTCGAAGATGATGAGTTTGCCGTCAAGCGTCTAAAGCAGGCGTTCGTGCATAGCGGATTCGAGTCCGTCACGTTTGAGATGGAGCCCATTGCCGCGGCCTATGCTTACGAGGAGACGCTCGATCATGACGAACTGATTTTGATCGGTGATTTTGGCGGAGGCACAAGCGATTTTTCGCTGCTACACGTCGGGCCGGGTGTTCGCGGTCGAGGAAGAACTGCAAAAGATCTTCTCGGCAATAGCGGGTTGGGGCTTGCTGGGGACAGCTTCGATGCTCGCATCGTCCGTAAGCTGGTATCGCCGGCGCTTGGTTCTGAGAGCTTCGAGCGCTCTTATGCACAAGCACCCGATCGCCCTGCCAGTATTATTCCTGCGGTACCAGCTTGGATCTATGCCAACTTGGAGCGCTGGCACTATTTGTCTTTTTTGAAGACCAGGAACGTGGCGGAGATATTGAAGAGCGCTCGCGCCCGTGCGCAGGAGCCGGAGAAGATTGAAGCGCTGATCAATCTTGTTGAGGAAGACCTGGGTTATCAGCTCCACCAGGCAGTGCAACGGGTGAAGATGGATCTGTCGCATAACGAATCTGCGGAGTTTCGTTTTCGCGATGGGAGTATGGATATTGTTACGACGGTCACGCGCGAGAACTTCGAGGGATGGATTGCCGATGATCTGCGATCGATTGAACAATGCGTGGATGCACTGCTGACGAAGAGCGGCGTTGATGCGCGAGCGGTTGACCGGGTATTTTTGACGGGTGGTACGAGCTTTGTGCCGGCGGTGAGGCGAATCTTTGAGACTCGATTTACGGCTTCGCGTGTGCGAACGGGAAACGAATTTACTTCGGTCGCGCGGGGGCTTGCTTTGCGGTCGCTGGAGATAGCTGGTTCTTAG
- a CDS encoding N-acetylglucosamine kinase, translating to MGLYLAIDAGGTKTRSLLADETKILGRAETGSVKLMRVSEAEASARLRAMLAEVSRTAGVSLGEVTQTCVGLAGLTIDAVREWAEREIGEVVSGGLLLVGDEEIALDGAFRGGPGILIIAGTGSNIMGRVEDGTMYHAGGWGPAIGDEGSGFWIGQEALRAGFWAKDRGVPTNLLTEIGEFWGASSLGEIVEMANARPGPDLPALAPIVTRCAEAGDELAIAVLDRAGAELAEQVALVALKMRESGGRRKVEAAYTGSVLEHISLVRSSMVATLKTSSPNVKVLEGAVDSLEGALWRARQILNNPTTEAQKSRT from the coding sequence ATGGGTCTGTATCTGGCGATCGACGCGGGCGGTACGAAAACAAGATCTCTCCTTGCAGATGAGACAAAGATATTAGGACGTGCCGAAACCGGCAGCGTAAAGCTCATGCGGGTCAGCGAAGCAGAGGCCTCCGCCCGACTGCGTGCCATGCTGGCAGAGGTCTCCCGGACAGCTGGCGTAAGCCTCGGTGAGGTCACGCAAACCTGCGTCGGACTTGCAGGTCTGACCATCGACGCTGTACGCGAGTGGGCCGAGCGCGAGATCGGCGAAGTCGTCAGTGGTGGGCTGCTTCTTGTTGGCGATGAGGAGATCGCCCTCGATGGTGCCTTTCGTGGTGGCCCTGGCATTCTTATTATCGCCGGCACAGGATCGAACATCATGGGCAGGGTTGAAGACGGAACCATGTATCACGCAGGCGGATGGGGTCCCGCCATCGGCGATGAAGGCTCTGGCTTCTGGATCGGCCAGGAAGCTCTGCGCGCCGGCTTCTGGGCGAAAGACCGCGGTGTTCCGACCAATCTGCTCACAGAGATCGGCGAGTTTTGGGGCGCAAGTTCCCTAGGCGAGATCGTCGAAATGGCAAACGCACGTCCCGGCCCCGATCTTCCAGCCCTCGCTCCTATTGTGACACGATGTGCCGAGGCAGGCGACGAACTAGCAATCGCAGTACTCGACCGCGCCGGTGCTGAACTCGCCGAACAGGTCGCTCTGGTCGCCTTGAAGATGAGGGAGTCGGGCGGCCGAAGAAAGGTCGAAGCAGCTTATACCGGCAGTGTTCTAGAGCACATCTCGCTTGTGCGCTCTTCGATGGTGGCAACCCTCAAAACCTCATCGCCAAACGTAAAGGTCTTGGAGGGAGCGGTAGATTCCCTCGAAGGCGCACTCTGGCGAGCAAGGCAGATATTGAATAACCCCACCACAGAGGCCCAGAAGAGTCGTACATAA